One part of the Clostridium thermosuccinogenes genome encodes these proteins:
- a CDS encoding ABC transporter ATP-binding protein, producing MSSFIELRNVKKKYVVGEVEIKAVDDVSFSIDKGEFAVIMGASGAGKSTILNLLGGMDQVTEGSIFVDGSEISKYDKKMLTKYRREDIGFVFQFYNLVQNLNALENVELAVEICKNPMDPEEALKSVGLGDRMYNFPSQLSGGEQQRVSIARALAKNPKILLCDEPTGALDYNTGKSILKLLHDTSRKFGMTVVVITHNSAIAPIADKVITVKSGRIERIVKNPDPVPIESIEW from the coding sequence ATGAGCAGCTTCATAGAACTAAGGAATGTAAAAAAGAAATATGTTGTAGGTGAGGTTGAGATAAAGGCAGTGGATGATGTTTCCTTTTCCATTGACAAGGGAGAATTCGCTGTCATAATGGGTGCCAGCGGTGCCGGCAAATCCACCATACTTAACCTTCTGGGAGGAATGGATCAGGTTACGGAGGGCAGTATTTTTGTTGACGGCAGCGAGATAAGCAAATATGACAAAAAGATGCTTACAAAATACAGGCGGGAGGATATAGGCTTTGTATTTCAGTTCTATAACCTCGTACAGAATCTGAACGCATTGGAGAATGTAGAACTGGCGGTAGAGATATGCAAAAATCCCATGGACCCTGAAGAAGCCCTCAAAAGTGTAGGCCTTGGCGACAGGATGTACAATTTTCCATCACAGCTTTCGGGAGGAGAGCAGCAAAGAGTATCCATAGCCAGAGCCCTTGCCAAAAACCCGAAAATACTTCTTTGCGACGAACCCACCGGGGCATTGGACTATAACACCGGCAAATCAATATTGAAGCTTTTGCACGACACATCAAGAAAATTTGGAATGACAGTGGTGGTAATAACGCACAATTCGGCCATAGCACCTATTGCCGACAAGGTGATAACCGTAAAAAGCGGAAGGATCGAAAGGATAGTAAAAAATCCTGATCCGGTGCCAATAGAGAGTATAGAGTGGTAG
- a CDS encoding ABC transporter permease, whose protein sequence is MSRTFIKNLLRDIKKTLSRFLSIVIIITVGVAIYDGVRATSPDLKMSGDHYFKESNFMDFKVISTLGLTEDDLWEIRKLDGITAAEGSYSLDAVVEKDKKAMVVNINSLPDERGINRLKIVRGRRPEKNDEAVVEERFFAEYGFMLGDTIVLESGDEKAEIDGLKNNEYKIVGTADSPLYISAQRQHSSVGNGSVRGFIYIMPEAFDMDVYTEIYVRIQGEESDRSLVSREHYMKAAEGIKKALEALGPIRNEIRYAEVLKAATDKIEEAEQELKKSRKEAEDKFAEGYRELEAAKAELEKGKDELKRNEILFNEEMEKGEKRIKDGENAISAAEKEIALRTGEIEKGKQEIAEAKKLLEENEDKLNLEKWQAAENISAAISEKVQEAETLLALEPENPEYISQYHYLKNIYENGIKDKDFDSIYASLKKSGAMDLLKPYLDMEALKLSFDEASAQVKAGRDQLSIQEKMLKDGEAELEAGKTELENNRKSIAEAKAQLDKAREEGLARIEDGRKELEKAEKEINENTAKLKAEEEKANNEFRKAESDIKENREKLKSIKKPEWYVLERSDNIGYESYFQDSERIDNIGKVFPLIFFLVAALVSLTTMTRMVQENRTEIGIFNALGYSKAAIVGHYMIYSLSASLTGSIIGTVIGFNLFPSILMNAYGLLYVVPDRIMAFDWRLALQAALIAILFITAASIGATLEELRETPASLLRPKAPKPGKKIWLERITPLWKRIGFTGKVTARNIFRYKQRLFMTVTGIAACTGLMVTGFGLREGIVGAIEKQFNDIFRYDMQVVLTKEIKDDEINKLKDAVMEDSNIRAVLFTSYGSTSVSTAGSGNGDVYVVIPEEKAALNDYISLSMKGEDLVLDDEGAILTRKLATVLDKKVGDTFKLTLNEKTVEVKVSAITEHYLQHYIYMSRDYYERITGDKVLYNSFYGLIYDSGEEAENATLSSLKSIDGIGAVSFKGNVQIEAGKSMESIDSVVFILIISAGILAFVVIYNLTNININERRRELATIKLLGFYDKELAMYIYRENIILTIIGCLLGIPLGKLLTNFVIVTAETNIMMFMRTIDAVYFLYSIALTIAFSVIVNLVMYGKFDKIDMIESLKSAE, encoded by the coding sequence ATGAGCAGAACATTTATAAAGAACCTATTAAGGGACATAAAAAAGACACTTTCCAGGTTTTTATCCATAGTTATTATCATTACTGTCGGTGTAGCAATCTATGACGGAGTCAGAGCCACAAGCCCGGATCTGAAGATGTCGGGGGATCATTATTTTAAAGAAAGCAATTTCATGGATTTCAAGGTCATATCCACTCTGGGATTAACAGAAGATGACCTTTGGGAGATAAGAAAGCTGGACGGAATAACGGCGGCGGAAGGTTCTTATTCTCTTGATGCGGTGGTGGAAAAGGATAAGAAGGCGATGGTCGTGAATATTAATTCCCTGCCGGATGAAAGGGGCATTAACAGGCTGAAAATAGTCCGGGGCAGAAGACCGGAAAAAAACGATGAAGCCGTAGTGGAGGAGAGATTTTTTGCTGAATACGGCTTTATGCTGGGAGATACGATAGTATTGGAATCCGGTGATGAAAAGGCTGAAATAGACGGTCTTAAAAATAACGAGTATAAAATTGTAGGAACGGCCGACTCTCCTCTGTATATTTCGGCCCAGAGGCAGCATAGCTCTGTGGGCAATGGTTCTGTGAGGGGTTTTATATATATCATGCCGGAAGCCTTCGACATGGATGTTTATACTGAGATATATGTAAGGATACAGGGCGAGGAATCGGATAGAAGCTTGGTTAGCCGTGAGCACTATATGAAAGCTGCAGAGGGCATTAAAAAAGCCCTTGAGGCTCTTGGACCTATCAGGAACGAAATAAGATATGCCGAGGTTTTAAAAGCAGCCACCGACAAGATAGAGGAAGCAGAGCAAGAACTCAAAAAATCCAGGAAAGAAGCGGAAGATAAATTTGCTGAGGGTTACAGGGAGTTGGAGGCGGCAAAGGCTGAACTGGAAAAGGGAAAAGATGAGCTGAAAAGAAACGAGATATTATTTAATGAAGAAATGGAGAAGGGAGAAAAACGGATAAAGGACGGAGAAAATGCAATATCAGCTGCAGAAAAGGAGATAGCCTTAAGAACCGGCGAGATAGAGAAGGGCAAACAGGAGATAGCCGAGGCTAAAAAGCTGCTGGAAGAAAACGAGGATAAATTAAACCTGGAAAAGTGGCAGGCGGCAGAGAATATTTCAGCGGCCATATCGGAAAAAGTACAGGAAGCGGAAACTCTGCTGGCTTTGGAACCGGAAAACCCGGAATACATATCGCAATATCATTATCTGAAAAACATATACGAGAACGGCATAAAGGACAAGGATTTTGACAGCATCTATGCCTCGTTGAAGAAATCCGGGGCGATGGATTTGCTAAAACCTTATTTGGACATGGAAGCTTTAAAGCTGAGTTTCGATGAAGCATCCGCCCAAGTAAAGGCTGGAAGGGATCAATTGTCCATCCAGGAGAAAATGTTAAAGGATGGAGAAGCAGAATTGGAAGCCGGAAAGACCGAGCTGGAAAATAACCGAAAAAGCATAGCCGAAGCAAAAGCCCAGCTGGATAAGGCGAGAGAAGAAGGTTTGGCAAGGATTGAGGATGGAAGAAAGGAACTGGAAAAGGCGGAAAAAGAAATAAATGAAAACACCGCAAAGCTTAAGGCAGAGGAAGAAAAGGCAAACAACGAATTCCGCAAGGCCGAATCGGATATTAAGGAGAACAGGGAAAAGTTAAAAAGCATAAAAAAGCCTGAGTGGTATGTGCTGGAGCGTTCCGACAATATCGGGTACGAATCCTATTTCCAGGACAGTGAGAGAATCGACAATATTGGAAAGGTATTTCCGTTAATATTTTTCCTGGTAGCAGCTCTGGTGAGTCTTACCACCATGACGAGGATGGTCCAGGAAAACAGGACGGAGATTGGGATTTTCAATGCATTGGGGTATTCAAAGGCAGCAATAGTAGGTCACTATATGATATATTCCCTTTCTGCCAGTCTTACCGGAAGCATAATTGGTACGGTAATCGGATTCAACCTGTTTCCGTCCATCCTAATGAATGCCTATGGACTGCTTTATGTCGTACCCGACAGGATAATGGCCTTTGATTGGAGACTGGCCTTGCAGGCGGCATTGATAGCAATATTGTTTATAACAGCTGCTTCTATTGGAGCGACACTGGAGGAGTTAAGGGAGACTCCTGCATCGTTGCTGAGGCCGAAAGCTCCGAAGCCAGGCAAAAAGATATGGTTGGAGAGGATAACTCCTCTGTGGAAAAGGATCGGTTTTACAGGCAAGGTTACCGCCAGAAACATATTCAGATACAAGCAGAGGCTTTTTATGACTGTGACAGGCATTGCTGCCTGCACAGGACTAATGGTAACCGGCTTTGGCTTAAGGGAAGGCATAGTAGGCGCTATTGAAAAGCAATTCAATGATATTTTCAGGTATGATATGCAGGTCGTGCTCACAAAGGAGATAAAAGATGATGAGATAAATAAACTAAAGGATGCGGTGATGGAGGATTCCAACATCCGGGCGGTACTATTTACATCCTACGGCAGCACTTCTGTCAGCACTGCAGGTTCCGGAAATGGAGATGTTTATGTGGTTATACCTGAAGAGAAGGCCGCATTGAATGATTATATAAGCCTTTCCATGAAAGGCGAGGATCTGGTCTTGGATGATGAAGGAGCAATACTGACCCGCAAACTTGCCACAGTGTTGGATAAGAAAGTAGGGGATACCTTTAAGCTGACCTTGAACGAAAAGACAGTAGAAGTTAAGGTGTCTGCCATAACAGAGCATTATTTGCAGCATTACATTTATATGAGCCGGGATTATTACGAGAGGATAACCGGAGATAAAGTGCTGTATAACAGTTTTTATGGTCTGATTTATGACAGCGGTGAAGAAGCTGAAAATGCAACCCTCAGCAGTCTAAAGAGCATTGATGGGATAGGGGCTGTAAGCTTTAAGGGCAATGTTCAGATTGAGGCAGGCAAGAGCATGGAAAGCATAGACTCGGTGGTATTCATACTGATCATATCCGCCGGCATACTGGCTTTTGTGGTAATATACAACCTGACAAACATAAATATCAATGAAAGAAGAAGGGAACTGGCAACAATAAAACTGTTGGGCTTCTACGATAAGGAGCTGGCAATGTACATATACCGGGAGAACATAATATTGACCATTATCGGATGCCTTTTGGGAATACCTCTGGGGAAACTGCTCACCAATTTTGTGATTGTTACGGCGGAAACAAATATAATGATGTTTATGAGAACCATTGATGCGGTTTATTTTCTGTATTCCATCGCATTAACCATTGCTTTTTCCGTAATAGTGAACCTGGTTATGTATGGAAAGTTCGATAAAATAGATATGATAGAATCCCTAAAGAGCGCTGAATAA